The DNA sequence TCAGTCGCTAACGCTCGAGCATCATCGTGTATCTCGATCTCATACTCTGTATTCGCGTCTTGAATCCCGAGTGTGGTTGCGATGTCATTGCCATCAATTTTCGACTCTGCTACTTTTGATATTTCGCCAGCCCATTTCTGTTCAAATGATTCACTTAAGCAGGTGCTGTCTAGTTGAGTCAGTTTGGGAACGCGCATATCGTGGAATTCCTTGTAGAGAGATGCTTGCAGACCTTCCTAACAGTTGTTCCAGCGGGTGTAGTGTCGAGCTAATAGATTTTCAACAGAGCCGTAAGAAAGTATTTACCGGTATGGTGAAATTTACGGGTTGTATGCCCTCCAACACACAGACACGCCGTGGCGTTCTTGCTGCTGTCGGTTCAACTGGGCTCGTCTCCCTGACGGGCTGTATCGGTCGTGTTGTCGCCGGCGGCGAGCGCGTCCATAAGCGGGACGCACCTGTTGGCGACGTCCGTGGTGCGTGGCCAACCTACCAGCATGACTTCGCGAACACCGGCGCCACGAACGAGAGTGGTCCGTCGGATACCGCGACCGCTAGGGGTGTCACGGGCGGGACCTCGGCTATCGCCACGTCCGTCGCACTCGCGGACGGACGCGGAGTCGTCGGCTACAGTGACGGAGATGGAGACGCTGGCGCGTATCGCGGCTTCGAACTCGGGGAGTCGGACGCGTCGTGGACGGTTGACTACCCGCTGGGGAAGTCGACGCCGACGCTTGCCAGTGACACGATGTTCGTCTCGACGGCGGAGTTCCTCGCTGCATACGACGTCCGGAATGGAGAGCTATGCTGGCGGATGAATACGGGCGGCTATGGTGCGGCGTCAAACTCGCCCGTACTCGCCGCCAACACTCTTCTCGACGCTGATGATGAGACAGTGTACGGCCACGATCCCGTGACTGGCGAGGGGCAGTGGCAGTACGACACTGGAGGATCAGCCGCTGCACTCGTCGCTCGCGATAGCGTGGCGTACACAATCGTCGGTGAAGATCACGAGAATACCGGCGTCGCCGCCATTGATCCGGCGACCGGCGAAGAACGCTGGCGGCGTGACGACCTCCCGGAGTGCGTTGTTCCGCTCGTCGCCGGCAGCGACCATCTC is a window from the Halarchaeum grantii genome containing:
- a CDS encoding PQQ-binding-like beta-propeller repeat protein, which encodes MPSNTQTRRGVLAAVGSTGLVSLTGCIGRVVAGGERVHKRDAPVGDVRGAWPTYQHDFANTGATNESGPSDTATARGVTGGTSAIATSVALADGRGVVGYSDGDGDAGAYRGFELGESDASWTVDYPLGKSTPTLASDTMFVSTAEFLAAYDVRNGELCWRMNTGGYGAASNSPVLAANTLLDADDETVYGHDPVTGEGQWQYDTGGSAAALVARDSVAYTIVGEDHENTGVAAIDPATGEERWRRDDLPECVVPLVAGSDHLYYAAHCGDVYALSLDDGTTQWTASLPLPEDGSAYLAVADGRLHAQSPDAALAAFDTETGTNVWQRTLDIGSLGPGPRPPVIAGDTRFALCGDAVYALDSATGRTRWSLTLDIQPALMSAPSVRDNAIYYAGRGRDYAVVRVSD